One window from the genome of Glycine soja cultivar W05 chromosome 12, ASM419377v2, whole genome shotgun sequence encodes:
- the LOC114379707 gene encoding protein transport protein SEC24-like — translation MAVRSTVSRFPMDTDAREGSGLLWGVTVTPFAATDENTRAPSYGSGGDLLPRCENCWAYFNTYCELEQWSWSCSLCGNLNGLSSDAIDRYSRPQSCAEMMSSFVDLELPSQESAEVAAMQACPVYVAAVDLSSSEEFLELIKSALLAALEALAPGSLFGLATFSHKLGLYDVQGPIPVVKNVFIPPDAEGTLPIELEDVMPLLQFLAPVETCKDRIASALETLRPTTSWERTTAAGQGLDGVLIGGRGFGMAMEALCNYLGSEYGNTFALARVFAFLSGPPDYGAGQLDTRRYGEQYASKGEDADRALLPEQTPFYKDLAAVAVQAGVCVDIFAVTNEYTDLASLKFLSIESGGSLFLYTSTEDSTLPQDMYRMLSRPYAFGCVLRLRTSTEFKPGNSYGHFFPDPQYENVQHIICCDSYATYAYDFVFENNVGFSRTKSDVPTIQIAFQYSVVVPPQELSISNSGGVSTNRTKHSLQRRLRIRTLQFGVAQNIHELYDSCDPEVVLSLLVHKVILASLEEGVREGRILLQEWLVILTAQYNDAYKLIQYNNGSSVRSQIDVAFSQCPQLQPLPRLIFALLRNPLLRFHEEGVHPDYRIYLQCLFSMLEPSSLHRAVYPVLTSYATPDKQAYPRHSLSRAALITSGSPIFFLDAFTILIVFYSSTADPTLPFPPPHDCLLRTTINKLKQERCITPKLIFIRGGHDDASIFENFLIEEQDVDGSGLTSVMGFVSFLEDITQKVLEFMK, via the exons atggCGGTGCGGTCCACAGTGTCGCGTTTCCCGATGGACACGGACGCGCGCGAGGGCTCCGGCCTGCTCTGGGGTGTCACCGTCACGCCGTTCGCCGCCACCGACGAGAACACCCGCGCTCCGTCGTACGGCTCCGGCGGCGACCTCTTGCCCCGGTGCGAGAACTGCTGGGCCTACTTCAACACCTACTGCGAGCTCGAGCAGTGGTCCTGGTCCTGCTCCCTCTGCGGCAACCTCAATGGACTCTCCTCCGACGCCATCGACCGCTACTCTCGCCCTCAGTCCTGCGCCGAGATGATGTCCTCCTTCGTAGATCTCGAATTGCCTTCGC AGGAATCCGCAGAGGTAGCGGCAATGCAGGCGTGTCCGGTTTATGTTGCTGCTGTTGACTTGTCCT CTTCAGAGGAGTTTCTAGAACTTATTAAAAGTGCATTGCTGGCAGCTCTGGAAG CTCTTGCTCCTGGTTCACTTTTTGGGCTTGCTACATTCAGCCACAAACTAGGATTGTATGATGTTCAAGGTCCAATACCTGTtgtgaaaaatgtttttatccCTCCTGATGCAGAGGGAACCTTGCCCATTGAGCTTGAAGATGTCATGCCTTTGTTACAGTTTCTGGCTCCT GTGGAAACTTGTAAGGACCGTATTGCATCTGCACTTGAAACACTTAGACCAACAACTTCATGGGAGAGAACCACGGCAGCAGGTCAAGGGCTGGATGGTGTTCTGATAGGTGGGCGTGGTTTTGGGATGGCAATGGAAGCTCTCTGCAATTACCTTGGATCTGAATATGGGAACACTTTTGCTTTAG CTAGAGTCTTTGCCTTCTTGTCTGGTCCCCCTGATTATGGAGCTGGACAATTGGACACAAGACGATATGGTGAACAATATGCAAGCAAAGGAGAGGATGCTGATCGTGCTTTACTCCCGGAGCAGACACCCTTTTATAAAGATCTG GCTGCTGTTGCTGTTCAAGCAGGTGTATGTGTTGACATATTCGCCGTAACAAATGAGTACACTGATTTGGCATCCCTAAAATTTCTGAGTATTGAAAGTGGGGGTTCCTTATTTTTATACACAAGTACCGAGGATTCAACATTGCCTCAGGACAT GTATCGGATGCTGAGTCGACCGTATGCTTTTGGTTGTGTCCTGCGGTTAAGAACCTCGACTGAATTTAAACCTGGCAATTCT TATGGTCACTTCTTTCCAGATCCACAGTATGAAAATGTTCAACACATCATATGTTGTGATTCTTATGCTACATATGCTTACGACTTTGTGTTTGAGAACAACGTTGGATTTTCAAG AACTAAATCAGATGTTCCTACAATTCAGATTGCATTTCAGTACTCAGTTGTAGTTCCTCCTCAGGAACTTTCTATTTCTAATTCAGGAGGGGTTTCTACAAATAG AACCAAGCATTCCCTTCAGCGCCGGCTAAGGATCCGAACATTGCAATTTGGTGTTGCTCAGAACATTCATGAACTTTATGATAGCTGTGATCCCGAAGTTGTTCTATCTTTGCTTGTTCACAAG GTTATATTAGCCTCTTTGGAGGAAGGAGTTAGGGAGGGTAGAATTTTGCTTCAAGAATGGCTAGTGATCCTCACAGCTCAGTACAACGATGCATATAAGCTTATTCAGTATAATAATGGAAGTTCCGTAAGATCTCAGATTGATGTTGCATTCTCTCAATGTCCTCAATTGCAGCCCCTACCACGCCTAATTTTTGCTCTACTTCGAAATCCTCTTCTCCGCTTTCATGAAGAGGGTGTTCATCCGGACTATCGCATCTATCTTCAATGCCTTTTCAG CATGTTGGAACCCAGTTCCCTTCATCGTGCTGTGTATCCCGTGTTGACATCATATGCTACTCCAGATAAACAAGCATATCCTCGTCATTCATTGAGTCGTGCAGCACTGATTACCAGTGGCAGTCCGATATTTTTCCTTGATGCATTCACAATTCTGATTGTGTTTTATTCTTCGACTGCAGACCCGACACTTCCTTTTCCTCCACCCCATGATT GTTTGTTAAGGACTACAATCAACAAATTGAAGCAAGAGAGATGCATCACTCCCAAGCTCATTTTTATTCGAGGAGGGCATGATGATGCctcaatttttgagaacttTCTGATCGAAGAGCAGGATGTTGATGGAAGTGGTCTTACCAGTGTGATGggttttgtttctttccttGAAGACATTACACAGAAAGTTTTGGAATTCATGAAATAG